GGAGCGAAGCGGGGACGTGTCCTCGGCTTTCCGACGCTCAATCTTGCGGCGCCCGCCCGCAAGCTGCTGCCGCCCGACGGCGTCTATGCGGTGGTCGTGGAGACGCCCGCCGGACGATTCGGCGGCATGATGAATCAGGGGCACCGCCCGACGTTCGATGATGGAGGTCGCCTGCTCGAGGCGCACCTCTTCGGGCTGGACCGGGAGCTGTACGACTGTGCGGTACGCGTGGAATGGGTCGCGTATCTGCGCGAGATTCGCCGCTTCGAGGGCGTGGCGGCGCTCCAGCAGCAGCTGGAGGGTGATCGCCTGCATGCCGTGGCCGCACTGGCCGCCGCACGCGTGGACCTTGACGCGCCGCTTGTGGCGCCTGAGTGACGATGCTTTCGACGATTCGCAATCGCATGATTCTGATCGGGCTGCTGATCCTGGCATCGATCATCTATCTCATCCCGCGCAACGTCACCGTGCGCCAGCGGGACGCGCAGGGCGGACTGCACGATGTGCAGCATCGTCAGGTGCCGATCAAGTACGGGCTCGATCTGCAAGGCGGGATGCATCTCTCGCTGGGGCTCGACACCACCGTCAAGAAGGTGTCCGATCCCGCGAACGCCATCGACCTCGCCCTGATCGTGCTCCGCAAGCGCATCGACGATTTCGGCGTCGCAGAGCCGTTGATCCAGAAGCTCGGCAACGATCAGATCGTCGTTGAGCTCCCCGGACTTACCGAACCCGATCGCGCCATCGGCATCGTGCAGAGCCAGGCGTTCCTCGAGTTCCGCCTGACCGACAAAACCGGCGCGCTCGACGCCGCACTTCCCCAGATGGACCGCGCCCTGACCCGGCTCGGCATCAAGGGAACCGGCCCCGCGCCCAAGGCGAGTGGCGTGGCGGCGTTGCTCGGATCGGATACCAGCAAGAAGGGAACGCTCAAGTCCGACAGCGGCAAGAAGACGCACGCCGACTCCGTGGCCTCCGACACCACGACGGCGCAGGCGATCCTCAGCTCGCTGATCCATCCGGCCAGCGATATCGGTGTACAGGCGCTTCCGGGCGAATACGCTGTCCTCGAAACGGCATACAACCGGGTCGATACCCTGCTGAACATTCCCGACGTGAAGAGACTCTGGCCGCGCGGCGTGGAGTTCAAGTGGTCGCAGGACCCCATCTCGGTGGGAACGCAGAGCTACCGGATGCTGTATGCCCTCTCCGACAAGGCGATTGTCGACGGATCGCACCTCACGCATGCGGCAGCGCAGATCGATCCGCTGACGCAGAAGCGCGTCGTCACCTTCACGCTCGATCGTTCGGGCGGACGGATCTTCGGCGCGGAAACCGGCCGGCATGTCGGCGACTACATGGCGATCGTGCTGAACAACAAGGTGCAGGGGCCGCCGCCGGTCATCGAAAGCCAGATCAATCAGAACGGCCAGATCGAACTCGGCAATCGCTCGCTCGCCGATGCGCAGGATCTGGCGCTTACCCTGAGTGCCGGCGCCCTCCCGGTGCCGCTCAAGGTCCTCGATGAGCGCCAGGTCGGCGCCTCCCTCGGCGCCGACTCGATCCACGACGGCATGGTGGCAGGGCTGGTCGGTACGCTGATGGTCATCATCATCATGGTCGGCTACTACCGCTGGTCTGGTGTGCTGGCCGTAGCGGCGCTGGGACTCTACGTCCTCTTCACGCTGGCGGGGCTCGCGGCGGTGCAGGCGACGCTCACGCTCCCCGGACTCGCCGGTCTGGTGCTGTCAGTCGGCATAGCGGTCGATGCCAACGTGCTGATCTTCGAGCGCATCCGCGAAGAATTGATCGCGGGTCGTTCGGTCCGCGTGGCCGTCGACGAGGGATTCAAGCACGCGATGAACGCCATCGTCGATTCCAACGTGTCGACTGTCGTCACCGCGCTCTTCCTCTTCCAGTTCGGCACCGGCCCGGTCAAGGGATTTGCCGTGACGCTCATCATGGGTATCGCGGCCTCGATGGTCACCGCGGTGTTCGTGACCAAGACTTTCTTCCTGCTGTGGCTGCAGCGCCGGCCCACGGCTACAACGCTGAGTATCTGATATCATGGTTCGCATCTTCGCAGACGCTGCCTACGACTTCATCGGTTTCCGTCGCCGCGCGATCTTTGCCACGATCATCCTCTTTTGCGTCGGGGTGATCGCGATGATCGTCCGGACGCCGGCGATCAACTACTCCGTCGAATTCACTGGCGGCACGCTGGTGCAGGTCACGATCCTGCAGGGGAATCCGTCGCAGGCCGATCTCCGCACCGGTCTTGAGCGCGCGTCGCTCGTCGATCCCGAGATCACGCCGTTCGGACCGAAGCAGTACGTGATCCGCGCGCGCACCGCGGTCGGCAACGATCCCGACAACACGCACGTCACCGCCAAGGCGATCTCCACCGGCCTCGACAACGTGGTGGGCGCGGGGCACTATCGCGTGGACGACACCGAAGCGGTCGGCCCCAAGGTCGGCAAGGAACTTCGCACCAAGGCGTTCCTCGCGATCTTCCTCTCGTTCTTCGCGGTGCTGGCCTATCTCGCCTACCGGTTCGAATGGCGCTTCGGACTCGCCGCCGTCGTCGCAACGTTCCACGACATCGTCCTCACCATCTGCTTCATCGCGGTGATGCGGATCGAAGTGTCGCTCGTCGTCGTCGCGGCGGTGCTGTCGATGGTCGGGTATTCACTCAACGACACCATCGTCATCTTCGACCGCGTTCGCGAGAATCTCCGCAAGAATCGCCGTGACCACCTCATCGAGGTGATGAATCGGTCGATCAACGAGACGCTGCCACGATCGGTGCTGACCCACACCACCGCGCTGGCGACGCTCTGCGCGCTGGCGATCTTCGGCGGCCCGGTCATCCGTCCGTTCGCGCTGGTCATGTTCTTCGGTGTCTTCACCGGCACCTTCTCGTCGGTCTTCATCGCTGCGCCGGTGCTGCTGATCATCGAAGGCCGGTGGCCCGGAGTCGACGGACGCGGCGTCAAGGTGGGCGGCAAGACCACCTCGACGAGGGGCCGCACCCAGCCGGTCTGACCGGTGCTGGTCGATACCCACTGCCATCTCACCGATCCGGCGTTCGCGCCGGATCGGGACGCCGTGGTCGAGCGGATGCGGGCGGCAGGCGTCACGCGGGGTGT
This is a stretch of genomic DNA from Gemmatimonadales bacterium. It encodes these proteins:
- the secD gene encoding protein translocase subunit SecD encodes the protein MLSTIRNRMILIGLLILASIIYLIPRNVTVRQRDAQGGLHDVQHRQVPIKYGLDLQGGMHLSLGLDTTVKKVSDPANAIDLALIVLRKRIDDFGVAEPLIQKLGNDQIVVELPGLTEPDRAIGIVQSQAFLEFRLTDKTGALDAALPQMDRALTRLGIKGTGPAPKASGVAALLGSDTSKKGTLKSDSGKKTHADSVASDTTTAQAILSSLIHPASDIGVQALPGEYAVLETAYNRVDTLLNIPDVKRLWPRGVEFKWSQDPISVGTQSYRMLYALSDKAIVDGSHLTHAAAQIDPLTQKRVVTFTLDRSGGRIFGAETGRHVGDYMAIVLNNKVQGPPPVIESQINQNGQIELGNRSLADAQDLALTLSAGALPVPLKVLDERQVGASLGADSIHDGMVAGLVGTLMVIIIMVGYYRWSGVLAVAALGLYVLFTLAGLAAVQATLTLPGLAGLVLSVGIAVDANVLIFERIREELIAGRSVRVAVDEGFKHAMNAIVDSNVSTVVTALFLFQFGTGPVKGFAVTLIMGIAASMVTAVFVTKTFFLLWLQRRPTATTLSI
- the secF gene encoding protein translocase subunit SecF; the encoded protein is MVRIFADAAYDFIGFRRRAIFATIILFCVGVIAMIVRTPAINYSVEFTGGTLVQVTILQGNPSQADLRTGLERASLVDPEITPFGPKQYVIRARTAVGNDPDNTHVTAKAISTGLDNVVGAGHYRVDDTEAVGPKVGKELRTKAFLAIFLSFFAVLAYLAYRFEWRFGLAAVVATFHDIVLTICFIAVMRIEVSLVVVAAVLSMVGYSLNDTIVIFDRVRENLRKNRRDHLIEVMNRSINETLPRSVLTHTTALATLCALAIFGGPVIRPFALVMFFGVFTGTFSSVFIAAPVLLIIEGRWPGVDGRGVKVGGKTTSTRGRTQPV